The Candidatus Falkowbacteria bacterium nucleotide sequence TAGATAACTATACAAAAAGCCTTTGGCTTTTTTATATTTGAAAAGTTCACTGCCGTCCGTGGCCTAGGCTAGGGACAAATTTGCCGAAATAGCTCAGTGGTAGAGCACTTCCATGGTAAGGAAGGGGTCCCGGGTTCAAGTCCCGGTTTCGGCTCACGTTATTTAAATTTGGGTCGATACCAAAGCGGTCAACTGGGGCAGACTGTAAATCTGCTGGCTTTCGCCTTCGCATGTTCGAATCATGCTCGGCCCACCGAAACAGTCTTTGCTTGCTTGCGCCTACCTTCGGCTGAAATGCCGGCAACCGAGCGGACTGCATATTAAATCGAAACAACGCATATGAGCCAAGATAACATGATCAAGCTGGAGTGCACCGAGTGCAAGACGATCAATTATTTTTCTCGGAAAAATAAGAAGACTCTGAAGACGCGCTTGGAAATGAACAAGTTCTGCAAGCACTGTGGCAAGCACACCGGCCACAAAGAAACCAAATAAAAGAAATTTGCTCAGAGCTCAAAATTATTTTTGAGCTCTGATTTTGCGGGGTTAGTATAATGGTAGTACGTGGGTCTCCAAAACCTATGGCGAGGGTTCGATTCCTTCACCCCGTGCAAATAAAAAACAAGGCTAAAATTAGCCTTGTTTTTTTGTTAATATGCTCTTAATATAATTGGATGTATAATAATATTATATGTTAAGATCAGAAACTTATATACTAAAGGATAAAATAAATGTTGGTATATCGGCCTGTAATTTTGGTGCCTTGGTTCGGTATAATCGAAAAGGCTGGGATAGACTTGAGTCTTTGGGTCGGGAAAAGGATGCTTTTATTTGGACGCCCGTCTGTCCTGAGGTGATGAGCGGTTTAGGAGTGCCGAGACATCCTATGAAACTGGTTGATGGTAATGGTGATGATTTTTGGCAGGG carries:
- the rpmG gene encoding 50S ribosomal protein L33; this translates as MSQDNMIKLECTECKTINYFSRKNKKTLKTRLEMNKFCKHCGKHTGHKETK